The DNA sequence CAGCGGTTTGATGATATCAAATACCCTGAACAGCATAAAGCCTATAGCATAAAGCAAAAGGCTTTTAGGCACCAACCAAAGCGTGATCCACATTCCCACCACTTCGTCAATCACGATCCTGGGAGCATCGTGACCCCAGTCCTTCTCCGCCAAAGTGGAGGCCCAGACCCCCAGGAAGAAAAGCGTGACGATGAAAGATAGCTGCAGCCAGATGTTCAGGTCGGCCCAAAACCACCAAACCACCAGTCCCACTATGCTGCCGGCGGTGCCGGGCGCAAACGGGCAATACCCGGCGAACAGGCCTGAGGCCAGGTCTTTGATGAACAAATTGCTTTTTGTCCTTTTCATAACTTTACATGTTCCCCTTAAACAGGCCCAGGATCAACCATCGGCTTTTTATCAGGTAATCCAGCCCCGAGACCACCGTCAGCAACATAGCCAGGAAAATCAATCCGTCCAAAATGAAGATATAATTGGCCAGTTGGTATTCCGGCAGGTAAGAACCGCTTGCCGCCAGGGTATCGCGGCAGCAAAGAAAGACCAGCACCGCCAGCACCGCCAGCATCTGGCTGGAGGTTTTAAGCTTGGCCAGAATGCTGGATTCCATGATCTGCCCCCGGTAGGCCACCAGGGTCCTTAAGCCCATTATCAGAAACTCCCGGACGATGATCACCATCACCATCCAGACGCTGGAAAGTTTCAGGGCCACGAAGGCCACCAAGGCCACCGAGATCAGCAGCTTGTCGGCGATGGGATCCATGATCTTGCCGAAGCCGGTCTGCTGGCCGTTGCGCCGGGCCAGGTACCCGTCCAAAATGTCGCTCAGCGAGGCCAGCAGAAACACGGCCAGCGCCGCATAGCGGCTATAGACGTTGTCGTAAAGCAGCAGGGCCATGAACACCGGACTGATCAATGCCCGGCCCAGGGTCAGTTTGTTGGGAAGGTTCATTTGCTTAATTTATCAGGTTTGATTAGGGTTTGTCAATCCGGGTTTAATGAAATCATCTTGACAAACCCGGATATTTCAGGTATCATCAAACTAACGGCTTTTTAAAAAGAAAGGAGAACCGTATGAAAGAATATTTGCTATTGGGGGTTCTGCTGACATCTGGTCTCGGGAACCTGGCCCGGGCCGAAGTGAACGTCAACGTCAACATCGGAGTTCCAGCCGTCAGGGTGTCTCCGGATCCGGTGATGGCGGTGATCCCGGGAACCTATATCTACTTCATTGCCGAAAGTTCCGAGGATATCTTCTTTTATCAGGGCTTTTGGTGGCGGCCATATCAGGGACGCTGGCACCGGGCCACCGGATTCAACGGCCCCTGGAGATTCGTGAAGCTCGGCAGAGTGCCGCCGGGGATGCTCAAGCTTCCTGCGGGCTGGCGCAAACTGCCGCCCGGCCATCCTATGTTAAAACACTCCCAGGTCAAAAGCAACTGGAAGCAATGGGAAAAGGAAAAACACTGGGACAAGAATGAACAGTCCCGGGGAAATAGGCCGGAGAAGAGTATTAAGTCCAAAGGACGGGGCAAGCACTGAAAAAGACAGTCCTGTAAAAAAAGCCTCCTTGCAAGCAAGGCGGCTTTTTTGTCGTCCGGATTACCGGGCCGCCTCGGCCCCGCTGTTCAGGGCCTTGACGTTAAGCTCGATCATCTCCGGCTTGGTCCGCTTGAAGACCTTGGTCAAAGCCTTGGAGATGGCCTCGATGGAAACGGCTCCGGTCAGTCCGGAGAAAGCGCCCAGGGCCACCAGGTTGGCGATCTTGGTGGTGCCCAGCTCCTCGGCGATCTTGTTGCAGGGCACGTAGGCCACCTTGATGTCGGTGCGCCTGGGCTTGGAGTTGACCAGCGAGCTGTTGATGATCATCAGCCCGCCAGTTTTCACCAGCGGCTCAAACTTGGCCAGCGAAGGCTCGTTCATCACGATCACCGTCTCGGGCCGGGAGACCACCGGGGTGGCCACTTCGTCCGAGGAGATCACCACCGAGCAGTTGGCGGTGCCGCCGCGCATCTCGGCCCCGTAGGCCGGGAACCAGGATACGTGCTTGTCTTCCAGCAGGCCGGCCTGGGCTAAAAGGATCCCGGCCGAGATCACGCCCTGGCCGCCGAATCCTGAGATTCTAATTTCCTGATGCATCAGTTGGCCCCTCCTTCTTTTTCGGGTGAACGGAATATTCCCAAAGGATAAACAGGTAACATTTTCTCGGCTACGAATTTTGCCGACTCTAATGGCGTCATTCCCCAGTTGGTGGGGCACATGGACAACACTTCCACCAGGGAAAAGCCCTTGCCGTCGATCTGGTTTTGGAAGGCCTGTTTGACGGCCTTCTTGGTCTTGATCACGTTGGGGGCGTTGTACACCGAGGTTCGCTCCAGGTAAACCGCGCCTTCCAGGGGGGCCAGCAGTTCGCAGATCTTAATGGGAAAGCCGTTTACCTTGGGATTGCGCCCGGACGGACAGGTAGTGGCCTTTTGACCCACTAAAGTGGTGGGGGCCATCTGGCCGCCGGTCATCCCGTAAATGGCGTTGTTGATGAAGATGATGGTGATGTTCTCGGAACGGGCCGCCGAGTGAACGGTCTCGCCCATGCCGATTGAAGCCAGGTCGCCGTCGCCCTGGTAGGAGAACACGATACACTCCGGCTTGGAGCGCTTGATGCCGGTGGCGATGGCCGGACCCCGCCCGTGCGGGCCCTGGATCAT is a window from the candidate division TA06 bacterium genome containing:
- a CDS encoding phosphatidylglycerophosphatase A — its product is MKRTKSNLFIKDLASGLFAGYCPFAPGTAGSIVGLVVWWFWADLNIWLQLSFIVTLFFLGVWASTLAEKDWGHDAPRIVIDEVVGMWITLWLVPKSLLLYAIGFMLFRVFDIIKPLGARRSQKLPGGWGVMVDDLLAGMYANLLLQIVSRIFLPMIANR
- the pgsA gene encoding CDP-diacylglycerol--glycerol-3-phosphate 3-phosphatidyltransferase, translating into MNLPNKLTLGRALISPVFMALLLYDNVYSRYAALAVFLLASLSDILDGYLARRNGQQTGFGKIMDPIADKLLISVALVAFVALKLSSVWMVMVIIVREFLIMGLRTLVAYRGQIMESSILAKLKTSSQMLAVLAVLVFLCCRDTLAASGSYLPEYQLANYIFILDGLIFLAMLLTVVSGLDYLIKSRWLILGLFKGNM
- a CDS encoding 2-oxoacid:acceptor oxidoreductase family protein, giving the protein MHQEIRISGFGGQGVISAGILLAQAGLLEDKHVSWFPAYGAEMRGGTANCSVVISSDEVATPVVSRPETVIVMNEPSLAKFEPLVKTGGLMIINSSLVNSKPRRTDIKVAYVPCNKIAEELGTTKIANLVALGAFSGLTGAVSIEAISKALTKVFKRTKPEMIELNVKALNSGAEAAR
- a CDS encoding 2-oxoglutarate oxidoreductase; translation: MELLNKKPQSLVDMKMHYCPGCGHGIVHRLVAECMDELGIRERTVGVAPVGCAVFADSYFNCDMIQGPHGRGPAIATGIKRSKPECIVFSYQGDGDLASIGMGETVHSAARSENITIIFINNAIYGMTGGQMAPTTLVGQKATTCPSGRNPKVNGFPIKICELLAPLEGAVYLERTSVYNAPNVIKTKKAVKQAFQNQIDGKGFSLVEVLSMCPTNWGMTPLESAKFVAEKMLPVYPLGIFRSPEKEGGAN